In the Pelmatolapia mariae isolate MD_Pm_ZW linkage group LG10_11, Pm_UMD_F_2, whole genome shotgun sequence genome, TTATCTGACTGAGCTTTAAATATCTGGATAGATGTGTTTTAGGGTTTGGACTTATGATGATGgcactttttcacatttttcacacaTTAATAATTCTAAATTCTAAAATTTTTTTGGAATTGAGGTACGTTGTAATGGTTTGTTAACCATTACAACGTACCTAAATTCTAAAAAATACATTGAACGCAGAAGTCTTTACCAGCTGATCGGGCCAAACAACCTGCTATCCTCCTAATGCCATCCCAAGTACAGATTAATGGGAGGGTATCTGGTGTAAAATCTGTGCCTATTCAACTTGTAGATCTGTCTGTTGAGGCAACCCCTTTGGGAAACAAGGGAGCAGCTGGAAATACCTTTTTTTTGCCCTTCAAAGCAGACAGTACATTGTAATGCAGTTGAGGAttcataataattaataatggaTCAGTAGGTTTAGCACTGCTGCCATGAATTACCCATGAATGAGGAATTCCATAATAATTTTTCCCAACCTGTTTCCCTTTCAGCAAATTCAGCACCCTACAGCATCGCTGATTGCCAAGGTTGCCACTGCACAGGATGACATCACAGGAGATGGTACCACCTCCAACGTCCTCATCATTGGTGAACTGCTGAAGCAGGCTGACCTTTACATTTCAGAGGTACAAGATAGttcacagtgtgtgtttgtatttggcATGTCAGTCTCTCTAGTGAATGAATTGTTGAggtatcttttttttaaccacaactCCATTTTAATGGCTTGTTGCAGGGTCTTCATCCAAGAATCATTGCCGAGGGCTTTGAGGCAGCAAAAGAGAAATCTTTGGCTGTTCTTGAGGAAGTAAAGGTGACTCGGGAAATGGATAGAGAGACCCTCATTAATGTCGCACGCACCTCCCTCAGGACCAAGGTCCACGCAGAGCTGGCAGACCTGCTCACTGAGGTGAGACATGAGGGAATCGAGCACAAAGCACTGATAGATGTTAGATGTTTTTACCTTATAGCCAATTAGTTAGTTTACTTTGACATTTCAAAGTTGCCACAGACCTAAGGACTTACTTACTCTTGAACCTTTATGGCAGTCTGTAGCTTGTTGTGAGTGCACTTCTCTATTCTCTAATCTTAGCTGTCGCTTATTTAGCTTGTGATCACCTTGTCTGTTTGCAGGCTGTAGTAGATGCTGTGCTCGCCATCGCTAAACCCAATGAGCCCATTGACTTGTATATGGTGGAAATCATGGAGATGAAGCACAAGACCGACTGTGATACACAGTAAGTGTAAATACAGAGGTGGAGAGGGGGATAAGACAAGACTGTGCTTAACTGTGAATTCTAAATGCTGATTTGTTATTTCTTAGGCTGATCAGAGGTCTGGTGTTGGACCATGGCGCCCGGCACCCAGACATGAAGAAGAGGGTGGAGGATGCTTACATACTGACGTGTAACGTCTCTTTGGAGTACGAGAAGACCGAGGTCAACTCTGGCTTCTTCTACAAGAGCGCTGATGAGAGGGAGAAGCTCGTGGCTGCAGAAAGGAAGTTCATCGAGGACCGCGTGCAGAAGATTATCGCCTTGAAAAACAAAGTGTGTCCCAATGGGGACAAGGGCTTTGTCGTCATTAACCAGAAGGTATGCTAGAAAAATGCGGATGTTAACATAGTTCAAAggctaaagtttaaaaaagaaaaagaattctGTCAAACTCAGTTCAGTCTGGCTTGTACTACTAAAGATACAGGCTCGTaatttgactttttgttttcatatgaaCACTAAGCCTTTTGTCTGAGAATGGCCCAGCCAATCTGGCTACATGCACAGCGAACACCCAAGGATGCTATCATGGCTCCCCCtggtttttgtgtctgtgctaCAGTAACTCTGATCTGTACCTCTGCATTAGGAGAGTCTCTTCCTCCCCTACATGTATTCAGCGGATCAGGATAATCTTTACATCGCTTACATTTACTGAACTATTTAGTCTAAATTAGAGTCTCAAgcatgtctttttattttttgtgtgtgtagggTATTGACCCATTCTCCCTGGACGCCCTAGCCAAAGAGGGCATTGTTGGGTTGCGGAGGGCAAAGAGGAGGAACATGGAGAGGtgagaaaaatattttcagtgttATAAATGTTGGTGGTGTTCTACAGTTGAGATGAGCAAAACATTACATTACTTAGATAAAAGTTCATAGAAGATTTTTGAATTGTTTGATTTAACATGCTGAGATGAGCTCATGCTTTATGTTGTGAAATTGGCACAGACACACCTGTACAGGTGCTTTACACTACCAGCTGGTGTCAGTCAGCCATATATTAAGAAGCTGAATTACACTCAGTGTGTCGTTCCTGTGACAGGCTCACCCTCGCTTGCGGTGGCATCGCCATGAACTCAGTTGATGACCTCACACCTGAATGCTTGGGACATGCTGGCCTGGTTTATGAACACACACTGGTGagacttttttgggggggtctATTTTTTACCTTTCAGTGCACAAAACtgtgaaatttaaactttttaaaattaaaatgatattaATGCTGCAACCTTGCTTGCAGGGAGAGGAGAAGTACACGTTCATCGAGAAGTGTGGAAACCCTCGCTCAGTTACCCTGCTGGTGAAGGGACCCAACAAACACACCCTCACACAGATCAAAGATGCCGTAAGGGACGGTCTGCGGGCAGTAAAGAACGCTATTGAAGATGGTAAGCGCTGAACATTTCCTCTATGcttattttgctttttaaaatccttttactAAAAATGTATTATGCAGATGAATTTCTGCAGTTTTGTTCCATCTGAGTTAATTCTGCTGGACGTTCTGCTTGACCATTAGTATGGCTTATAAAATGCtacctttttaaacaaattaacacttttttaaatgtctgtgtACAGACAAATCAGCGTTTTTAGAATTCTTTAAGCAGAAATTCATTCTTGAAACAACACTCTGAAGTCCTTTTAGGCTTTTTCCAAATATTGTGTGGACAAACTGTAGGTCAAAATATccattttctctttatgttGATAACAAGCTGAAATTGAAGGTGGTTAATCTGTCCTTAAGGAAAACAGAACAGGTCTCATTTGCACAGCGAACACCCAGGGATGCTAGTGTGGCTCTCCCTGGTCTCCAGTGTCTGTGCTACAGCGACTCTGATCTTATCCTCTGCATTAGGAGAGTTTAGTCTCTCCTACATGTATTCAGCTGATCAGAACAAACTCCACtaattgttttaaatattatagCTGTTCCCTCCCCGAATTTATATGACATATTTGTTTGCTTTCCTAAATAGCTCTTTATTTTCTATGTCTTCAGGTAGTGTAGTCTCCGGTGCAGGTGCCTTTGAGGTTGCTGTGGCAGATGCTCTGGTAAAACACAAGCCCAACGTGAAAGGCAGAGCCCAGCTGGGAGTCCAGGCATTTGCAGATGCTCTCCTAGTCATCCCTAAGGTAAAGAATAATTCATTTTCTCTGTCATTTTCATTAACAGAAACCTTGTTTGTTTCTTGCTGCACTATTATTTGTCACCTTCTTACAATCCATCCTGTATCAAAATTTactgatgtttttaaaatgccATCTTTCTGTTCTTAGGTTCTGGCCCAGAACTCTGGCTACGACCCACAGGAGACCCTGCTGAAGCTGCAGACAGAGTACAAAGAGTCTGGCCAGCTAGTTGGAGTAGACCTCAGCACAGGTGAGAACCACAGCAGCGATCAGTCAATCCTGAAGTGATTGCGTTTTAAAGTTTAGAGTCAAACTCTATAATTGTTGTATTTAGCTATGTGAAGTTATTAAACGGTAATAATTTGGCagaatttaaaacttttttttttttttacttttaacctTTTGCTTTGCAGGGGAACCAATGgtggcaggagaagcaggcgtaTGGGACAATTACAGTGTCAAGAAACAGCTTCTTCACTCATGGTGAGACGAAGGAATGTTTTAAATTACCCCGATGTATCGCCCACATGGGTCACTAACACGGGTCTCTGTTCACAGCACGGTGATCGCAAGCAACATCTTGTTGGTGGATGAGATCATGCGAGCTGGAATGTCTTCTCTGAAAGGTTAAGTCACCTAAAGAAGCTGCAGCTGTTATACTCACAGGGATAGTTGTTTACCTAAAGGTTCAGTCAACGTGTTCCCGCTGTAGGCACTTTGAAGCACCCCCAGTCTGATGGACAGCCCGCTGTAAACATCCACGGCATCCATCGCAGCGCCTGTCAGACATCATTGTCATGCTAGTCATGaggttctttttgttttccatgGATTTGTCATCGCCTCCCTCTAAAATGATTGGTTTATTTATGAGATTTTGTTAAAAGCACTGACCTCTGCCTCTCAGTTTTGTTTCTACCCATTAAAGGTTTTCCTGGCTCCGTAAAGATGTGGTTGTTTGTCGTTGAAGAATTAATCAAACATAAAAGGGAACAtctgtgttttttctgctcTGAGTCCATGAATGCTTTGGAAGCTCATCAGGAAAAATGTGATCTGTAATGCACAACCAGTGTTGTACTGGAGCATAAGAAATTAAGCAGGTCGTCAGCCTCCATCTCCTCTTATCTCTCCCCTTAGCATCCTCTCCTGTCACACTGATCCTCTGCATGTCGTCCTTTGTGTGCTTCCTCTTGCACTTTTCTACTGCTGTAAATAAGCTCTAGTTTCTAAAGAGTTTTCACA is a window encoding:
- the cct6a gene encoding T-complex protein 1 subunit zeta; translation: MAAVKALNPKAEVARAQAALAVNISAARGLQDVLRSNLGPKGTMKMLVSGAGDIKLTKDGNVLLHEMQIQHPTASLIAKVATAQDDITGDGTTSNVLIIGELLKQADLYISEGLHPRIIAEGFEAAKEKSLAVLEEVKVTREMDRETLINVARTSLRTKVHAELADLLTEAVVDAVLAIAKPNEPIDLYMVEIMEMKHKTDCDTQLIRGLVLDHGARHPDMKKRVEDAYILTCNVSLEYEKTEVNSGFFYKSADEREKLVAAERKFIEDRVQKIIALKNKVCPNGDKGFVVINQKGIDPFSLDALAKEGIVGLRRAKRRNMERLTLACGGIAMNSVDDLTPECLGHAGLVYEHTLGEEKYTFIEKCGNPRSVTLLVKGPNKHTLTQIKDAVRDGLRAVKNAIEDGSVVSGAGAFEVAVADALVKHKPNVKGRAQLGVQAFADALLVIPKVLAQNSGYDPQETLLKLQTEYKESGQLVGVDLSTGEPMVAGEAGVWDNYSVKKQLLHSCTVIASNILLVDEIMRAGMSSLKG